In the genome of Streptomyces sp. NBC_00259, the window GTGGGTGTGGACGACGTCCAGACCTCCCGCGGCAGCGTGCAGTTCGCCGTGGCGGCGGACGGCGCGGAGAAGGTGAAGTCGCCGGTTCTGCGGGCCACGGACGCGGCGTGGCAGCTCACCGCGGACCTCACCGGCGCCCAGTATGTCGATCTGACGGTCAGCGACGGCGGCGACGGCAACGGCAACGACCACGCGGACTGGGGCGGCGCGCGCTTCCGCTGCGGCGGCTGACGGCCCGGCCGGGGTGTGGGGTGCCGTCAGGGCACCCCACACGCCCGTCCGGGCACGGGACCGATCCGGTGAACTCGTCGTACGTGTACATCCTCATGCCCGGGGCCTCCCGACAGGCCGTGGCCCACCGTGCCGCCGACCGGCACCGGCTGGAGATCCTCGACAATTCCGGCACCTGCCGGTCCGTCTCCGTCCCCCTCGCCCCGTCCCACCGCGGCGAACTTCCGGCAGCCCGCTACGGTGGGCGCGCACACCGTCACCGCCGCGGCGGGCGTGCTCGTACGCCGCCGGGCCCCGGCCGCTACCCTCCACATCGGCGAACCCATGCGTTCCGGGCCGCGTCCCGCGACTGCGCGTCACTTCGGGTACGGCAGGTGACGTACATGGCTGGGAGATGGCCATCGGTCGACGTCCTTGTTGGATCACGACAATTCGGTGGCCTGTTCAACTGGTACTTCGCCTGCAGCGCGGAACGGTTCTGTACGGGGCTGACAGCAGAACGGGCGCGAGACTGTACGGAGTCAACGGCAGGATTTCCTCGGTCTGCTCCGTAGGGTTCGTACATGACCGTTTTGGACGAGACCGCGGGCGAGCCGACCGACGCACGAGGGCGTGTGGCCGAGCTGCACGCCCTTCGCGAGCAGGCGCGGCGCGGACCCAGTGACCGTGCGACCGAGGCGCAGCACGCCAAGGGCAAGCTGACCGCGCGTGAGCGCATCGAGCTGCTGCTGGACGCGGGGTCGTTCCGTGAGGTCGAGCAACTGCGACGGCACCGGGCGTCGGGCTTCGGCCTGGAGTCGAAGAAGCCGTACACGGACGGTGTGATCACGGGCTGGGGCACGGTCGAGGGCCGTACGGTCTTCGTCTACGCGCACGACTTCCGGATCTTCGGCGGCGCGCTCGGCGAGGCTCACGCCACGAAGATCCACAAGATCATGGACATGGCCATCTCGGCCGGTGCCCCGCTGGTGTCGCTGAACGACGGCGCCGGCGCCCGCATCCAGGAGGGCGTCTCCGCCCTCGCGGGCTACGGCGGCATCTTCCAGCGCAACACCAGGGCCTCCGGTGTCATCCCGCAGATCAGCGTGATGCTCGGCCCGTGCGCGGGCGGCGCCGCCTACTCGCCGGCGCTGACGGACTTCGTGTTCATGGTCCGCGAGACCTCGCAGATGTTCATCACCGGCCCCGACGTGGTCAAGGCGGTCACCGGCGAGGAGATCACCCAGAACGGCCTCGGCGGCGCGGATGTGCACGCCGAGACGAGCGGCGTGGCGCACTTCGCGTACGACGACGAGGAGACCTGCATCGCGGAGGTCCGCTACCTCCTGTCGATGCTGCCCTCCAACAACCGCGAGAACCCGCCCCAGACGCACGGCGAGGACCCGGCCGACCGCCGCTCCGACGTGCTCCTGGACCTGGTCCCGGCGGACGGCAACCGTCCTTACGACATGCACAAGGTGATCGAGGAGATCGTCGACGACGGCGACTACCTGGAGATCCACGAGCGCTGGGCCCGCAACATCATCTGCGCCCTGGCCAGGCTCGACGGCCAGGTCGTCGGCATCGTCGCCAACCAGCCGCAGTCGCTGGCCGGTGTCCTCGACATCGAGGCGAGCGAGAAGTCCGCGCGCTTCGTCCAGATGTGCGACGCCTTCAACATCCCGATCATCACGCTGCTGGACGTGCCCGGCTTCCTGCCCGGCGTCGACCAGGAGCACGGCGGCATCATCCGCCACGGCGCGAAGCTGCTGTACGCGTACTGCAACGCGACCGTGCCGCGGATCTCGCTGATCCTGCGCAAGGCGTACGGCGGTGCGTACATCGTCATGGACTCCCAGTCCATCGGCGCCGACCTCACCTACGCCTGGCCGACGAACGAGATCGCCGTGATGGGCGCGGAGGGCGCGGCCAACGTCATCTTCCGCCGCCAGATCGCCGACGCCGAGGACCCCGAGGCCATGCGCTCCCGCATGGTCAAGGAGTACAAGGCCGAGCTCATGCATCCCTACTACGCCGCGGAGCGCGGCCTGGTCGACGACGTCATCGACCCGGCCGAGACGCGCGAGGTGCTCATCCGCTCCCTCGCCATGCTCCGCACGAAGCACGCCGACCTGCCGTCCCGCAAGCACGGCAACCCCCCGCAGTAACCCACGAGGAGAATGCTGCACATGACCATGCCCGCCGAATCCCTGCTCCGGGTCGAGAAGGGCCACGCCGACCCCGAGGAACTGGCCGCGATCACGGCCGTCCTCCTCGCCCGCGCCGCCGCGCAGCCGCAGGACGCGCCCGCGCACCGCGGCCGCAGCACCGCCGGGTGGCGCCGCCTGGAACGCCAGTCCGGCTTCCGCGCCCCTCACTCCTGGCAGGGCTGACGCCCTACCCGCCACCAAGGCCCCGCCGCCCCCACCAGGGGCGCCGGGGCCTTCGCGTACCCACCGCGCGCAAGCCCCGGCCTCTCCTGTCCACGCTCGGGAACGGGGAAGGCCCCGCACTCCGTGTGGAGTGCGGGGCCTTCCCGCGTACGGGACCGGTACGGCGACGGAGGCGGCTACCGCAGGCGCGCCATGAGTGCGTGCTCGACCAGGGTGATGAGCGCGCTCTTGGCGTCCGCGCGGTGGCGTGCGTCGGTGGTGATGATCGGGGCGTCGGGGCCGATCTGCAGCGCCTCGCGCACCTCGTCGGGCGTGTACGGCTGATGCCCCTCGAAGCCGTTGAGAGCCACGACGAAGGGCAGACCGCTGTTCTCGAAGTAGTCGACCGCGGGGAAGCAGTCGGCGAGTCTGCGGGTGTCGACGAGGACGACGGCGCCGATGGCACCGCGCACCAGGTCGTCCCACATGAACCAGAAGCGGTCCTGTCCGGGGGTGCCGAACAGGTACAGGATCAGGTCCTGGTCCAGGGTGATACGGCCGAAGTCCATGGCCACCGTGGTGGTGGTCTTGTCGCCGG includes:
- a CDS encoding acyl-CoA carboxylase subunit beta, which codes for MTVLDETAGEPTDARGRVAELHALREQARRGPSDRATEAQHAKGKLTARERIELLLDAGSFREVEQLRRHRASGFGLESKKPYTDGVITGWGTVEGRTVFVYAHDFRIFGGALGEAHATKIHKIMDMAISAGAPLVSLNDGAGARIQEGVSALAGYGGIFQRNTRASGVIPQISVMLGPCAGGAAYSPALTDFVFMVRETSQMFITGPDVVKAVTGEEITQNGLGGADVHAETSGVAHFAYDDEETCIAEVRYLLSMLPSNNRENPPQTHGEDPADRRSDVLLDLVPADGNRPYDMHKVIEEIVDDGDYLEIHERWARNIICALARLDGQVVGIVANQPQSLAGVLDIEASEKSARFVQMCDAFNIPIITLLDVPGFLPGVDQEHGGIIRHGAKLLYAYCNATVPRISLILRKAYGGAYIVMDSQSIGADLTYAWPTNEIAVMGAEGAANVIFRRQIADAEDPEAMRSRMVKEYKAELMHPYYAAERGLVDDVIDPAETREVLIRSLAMLRTKHADLPSRKHGNPPQ
- a CDS encoding acyl-CoA carboxylase subunit epsilon is translated as MTMPAESLLRVEKGHADPEELAAITAVLLARAAAQPQDAPAHRGRSTAGWRRLERQSGFRAPHSWQG
- a CDS encoding GTP-binding protein, coding for MDFASSSGGAARSTTSAKIVVAGGFGVGKTTFVGAVSEINPLRTEAVMTSASAGIDDLTHTGDKTTTTVAMDFGRITLDQDLILYLFGTPGQDRFWFMWDDLVRGAIGAVVLVDTRRLADCFPAVDYFENSGLPFVVALNGFEGHQPYTPDEVREALQIGPDAPIITTDARHRADAKSALITLVEHALMARLR